DNA from Bradyrhizobium japonicum USDA 6:
CCGAACTACTCCAACCAGCTGAGGCGCTGGGAGGCCATCATGAAGCGATGGAGCGGTCAACCTGCACTGCTCGCGGCTACCGCGATTGCGGCATCATGCATCGCACTCGAAGGTGGAATTGAATCTGCACATGCGAAATTCAGTCGAATAACGAAGTCAGCGACTGTCCCTGGCGCGACGCAGCCGGAAGTGCATGACCATACCCGCGACGCAAATGGTTCGCCAAGCGCCAACGATCCCCCTCGATCGCGACAAAATCTCCCCGACAGCGTCAGCGCGCAGCAGGGCAAGGCCCGAAAGCTCACGGCGACATTCGGCGAGCAACGCATCGGAAGAGCAAGCCTCAGCATGCATTTCATCAAAGGCACCATCGAAGGCATACGCCACTGTCCGGGCTTGCGAGCTTCTACTCGGAAGATCAGATGACCGCGAGCGGCGAGAGGTTCAACAAGCATGCGCTGCATGCGGCGCATCCGTCCTTGCCTTTCGGGACGCGCCTGCGCGTGACCAATGTCTTGAACGGAAAGTCCGTGATCGTGAGAGTCAATGACCGTGGTCCATTTGTTCACGGACGCATCATCGACGTCACATCGGGTGCGGCCCAAGCCCTTGGAATGATCAGGATCGGCGTGGTCAATGTCACGCTCGAGATCGTTCGATAGCGACCGCCCGGCCTAGTCTCGCCTGAACCGATAGTCGAACGCGTCGCCGAGCGGCTTGATGAGCCCGACCGTCGGCGCCGGAAAATGGATCGGCAGGATCAGCGTGTCGGTGTCCGCAACGGAGGCGAAGAACTTTCGCCGCGACACCGCCGACTGCTTGGCATCCCAATCCGGCTTTGCCGACCAGTCCGGCTCGCGGCACTGGATCTGGTGATGCATGAGATCGCCCGCGACCACCGCGCGGCGTCCCTTCGAAAAGATATTCACGCAGCAATGACAGGGTGAGTGCCCCGGCGTCGGCGTCAGCGTGACGGTGTCATCGAGCGCGTAGTCGTCGTCGACCAGCAGCGCCTGCCCGGCCTCGACGATCGGCAGGCAATTGTCGCGGAAGACGGTGCCCGGCGGATTGTTGCCCTTGGCATTCTCGGCCTCCCAGGCCGCGTACTCGCCCTTGTGAAAGACGTACTTTGCATTCGGAAACGTCGGCACCCAGCACCCGTCGCGCAAAGTCGTATTCCAGCCGGTGTGGTCGATGTGCAGATGCGTGCAGAAGACGTAGTCGATCTGCTCGAAGGAGATGCCGAGCGCGAACAATTCGTTGCGCCAGCGCTCCTTGCCGGGGAAGTCGAACGGCGGCGGATGGCCCTTGTCCTCGCCGGTGCAGGTGTCGACGAGGATGGTGTAGCGCGGCGTGCGCACGACAAATGTCTGGTAGGTGATGACCATCATGCCGCGCGCGGCATCGAACACCTCAGGCTCCATCGTCGGCAGATGACGGGCGAACACGCCCTCGTCATAGGCCGGGAAGAAATCCTGCGGCCGCCGCCACGGCCCTTCCCGCTCGATCACCGCATCGATGGTGATGTCGCCGATCCGGAGTTGCCTCATGGTTGTTCGCTCCCTTTTTGGGAGCGAACGTAGCGGGCGAGACCACCGCGTTCAAGACGCGCCGGCCGCTGCTCAGGCCTGCTTCAACAGATGCCGGGCAAACCCGGGCAGCGAGCGGAAGGCCATGTGCAGATTGTCGTTGAAGGAGGCGGTCAGATAGCCGTGGTTCTGCCAGGCACGGACAAGCGCTGCACGGCTGAAGATCGAGACGTGACCGTTGCGCGGGCCGACATACCACCAATTGACGCCGTGCGCCTCGAAATCAGGTGGCTGCAGCAGCGTGGAGAACAGCACGAGTCCGGACTCCTTTGTGCTCGAGACGATGGCGGCGATGCCGGCCGTCGGATCGGGCATGTGCTCCAGCGTCTCGAAACAGGTGACGATATCGAATTTCCCCTGCGGCGGCCGCGAGAAATCGGCCACGAAGGGATCGAAGGTCTGCGCCTCCAGGAAGCCGGAGCTGCGCAACGTCGTGCTCAGCAGGCCGCCACCGCCGCCATAGTCAAGCACGCGCAACTCGGCCTTGCTGGCTCCAAACAGGTCTTGCACCAGTTTTGCGCAGCTGGTCGGCCGAGCCTCCCTGTAGTCGGGATCGACCTCGATATAATCGTCGTTATAGATCTCGGTCTTGAAGTTCGCCTCGCTCCAGTCGTCGAATGCATCGGTGAACAGGAAACCGCAGCCCTGGCAGCGGTGGTAATAGACCGGCTTCCCCAACAGCGGCAGCCGCCGGCCGCGGGCTTCATTGCAATGTTTGGCGAAGTCGACCACGCCGAACAGCGCGGCCTCTGCGCCGCAGATCTTGCACGGCAGAGGCGCCGTGGAAATCTCTTTCAGTTTGGTGATCATGCCCCGTTCCGCGACCTTCGCCCTGGAGCGGACCATCGCCCGTGAGGGTTGCGCGAGGCTTGCGCGGTCGCGACCGTTTCACGACCTGCGCCGACCAGTCACATGCGCTGCTGTCAACGGATCGGAGGCGAAGCCGATTACGACCGCAATCCCGGCGCTTCCTGCCCGGTGCGCGCGACATATTCCGTGTAGCCGCCGCCGAACTGGTGGATGCCCTCCGGCGTCAGTTCCAGCACGCGGTTCGACAGCGTCGCCAGGAAGTGGCGGTCATGCGAGACGAACAGCATGGTGCCCTCGAAATCCGCCAGCGCCGTGATCAGCATCTCCTTGGTGGCGAGGTCGAGATGGTTGGTCGGCTCGTCCAGCACCAGGAAGTTCGGCGGATCGAACAGCATCTTGGCCATCACCAGGCGCGCCTTCTCGCCGCCCGAGAGCACGCGGCAGCGCTTCTCGACGTCGTCGCCGGAGAAGCCGAAGCAGCCGGCGAGCGCGCGCAACGACCCCTGCCCCGCGGTCGGAAACTGGTCCTCCAGCGACTGGAACACGGTGCGCTCACCGTCGAGCAGGTCCATCGCGTGCTGGGCGAAATAGCCCATCTTGACGCTGCCGCCGACCGCCACTGTGCCCTCGTCCGGCTCGCTCGCACCGGCGATCAGCTTGAGCAGCGTCGACTTGCCGGCGCCGTTGACGCCCATCACGCACCAGCGCTCCCTGCGGCGTATCATGAAATCGAGGCCGTCATAGATGCGCTTGCTGCCGTAGCCCTTGTGGACGTTCTTCAGGGCGACGACGTCCTCGCCCGAGCGCGGAGCCGGCGGGAAGTCGAACGCGATGCTCTGGCGGCGGCGTGGCGGCTCGACCCGCTCGATCTTGTCGAGCTTCTTCACCCGGCTCTGCACCTGGGCCGCGTGAGATGCGCGCGCCTTGAAACGCTCGATGAACTTGATCTCCTTGGCGAGCATGGCCTGCTGGCGCTCGAACTGCGCCTGCTGCTGCTTCTCGTTCTGCGCCCGCTGCTGCTCGTAGAACTCGTAATCGCCGGTATAGGTCGTGAGCGATCCGGAATCGATCTCGATCACCTTGGAGATCACGCGGTTGATGAACTCGCGATCATGCGAGGTCATCAGCAGCGTGCCTTCGAAATCGTGCAGGAATTTTTCCAGCCAGATCAGGCTTTCGAGATCGAGATGGTTGCTCGGCTCGTCGAGCAGCATGACGTCGGGGCGCATCAAGAGAATACGCGCCAGCGCCACGCGCATCTTCCAGCCGCCGGAAAGCTTGCCGACATCGCCGTCCATCATCTCCTGGCTGAAGCCGAGGCCGGACAGCGCCTCGCGCGCACGGCCGTCGAGCGCGTAACCGTCGAGCTCCTCGAACGCGTGCTGCACCTCGCCATAGCGCGCGATGATCTCGTCCATCTGGTCGACCTTGTCGGGGTCGGCCATCGCAGCCTCGAGTTCGCGCAACTCGGCTGCGACCTCGCTGACGGGACCGGCACCATTCATCACCTCGGCCACCGCGCTGCGGCCGCTCATCTCGCCCACATCCTGGTTGAAATAGCCGATGGTGATGCCGCGATCGGTCGAAACCTGCCCTTCATCGGGCAGTTCCTCACCGGCGATCATCCGGAACAGCGTGGTCTTGCCCGCGCCGTTCGGGCCGACGAGGCCGATCTTCTCGCCCTTGTTGAGGGCGGCGGAGGCTTCGATGAACAGGATCTGGTGGCCGGCTTGCTTGCTGACGTTGTCGAGGCGGATCATGAGGTCTTTTTGGGGGAATGTTGCGTTGCAGCGTCATATTCCATACGGCCCGCCAGGGGAAGCCCGGCGGGGTACGGATTCCTCCGCCGGAAGCGCTAATGAACCGCCGCTTCGCCCCTTGGCGCGATCGCCGCCGGCCCCCTGTCCGCTCCGACACCAAGCACGGCGTCCGGGCCGCAAGGCGTGACGTCCGCATGCTCATCTTGCGACGACATGCTTTCTGGGTGCGGTCGCGGCTGCCGCGGTCGGGGAAATGGTGAATGTCAGCCACGCATTCCATCCCGACGGACGGTTGGCCGCGCCAAATTCGCCGTATCCCCTCAGGCCGAGGGACCCCTGCATGTCCCCAACCGGGAAGTTGTATCCGATTTGCGGACCGACGCCGAAAGCGCGGGACCTGAAACCACCGAGGATCGGGTTCTGTCCGGAATCGTCGGTGATTTGCTGGTAGGCGTAGCCAGCTATGCCGACGAAAAGCTGCTTGGACAGGAAATGCGATGCGCCCCAATCGAAATGGAAATCGATGCCGCTCCTGTAACGCGTGTCGGGATTCGGGAAATTGTAGGTAAAGCCGGCGACGCCCGAGAATTCGTTCCCCGTCGCCTCGTTGAAATAGGTATAGCCGCCGCCGGCGTCGACAGCGCCGTGCCCGAGCCCAATATTGGGGAGCCGCAGCGGATCATAGTCGCCGACGGGAATGTTGCCTGTGAAGTAGGCCATGTAATTGTTGACGCCATTTTTCCAGAGCAGTTGTGCGAATGGTGCGAGGTCGCCGTAGGACGTGAGCGAGCCCTCGAGCGTTCCGCTGCGCGTCGCCACAATCGGTCCGGCAATCGCTGTGAGTGTGCCGGAGACATTGGCGGCGGCTCTGCCAAACTGCCCCGCCATGCCCGCGACCAACTGGCCACCGAGCACCGGCGTCGCGAAGGTGTACGATGGCGCAAGGGCGACCAGGTCGGCTCGCCCGCTCAGAGCCAGATTCAGATTGACGTTGACGGTTGCAGGAATTCGACCCACCAGGATTTCTCTGGCTGCGGCAGCGCTCCCGGCGGCGGCGACGCTGGAGTGGTAGTAGATCGCGGAGAGCGTCCACCCCGGCGTCTGCTGCACGGCAACGAAGCTCGCAAACTGCCCCGGAAACCAGAATGAACTGCCGCCCTGATCAGCGGATGAAACGTCAGGGTAAAGCACGAGAGCTGCGGTCATCACCGCACAGCCGATAACGCGAATTCCTGCTTCATTCGTCCCCATCTGCAAACCCCAGGGCGGCATTTGCAATCAGTCGCAGTTGCCCTCGGTGCATCACAATCATGATGGGGGCGATCGATATCAGAGCACAGGCGCTGCGCGGAGACCGTGACGAAATGGTAACAGCTGCGAATAACCGCCATCGCGCGCCGGTTTCTCAGGGCGAGCCGGTCGTACTCCGCGATTTCTCCTGATTGAGATATGACGCAATGCGGCGTGACTGGACGATCGCCTCGCCAAGCTCAATGAATCCACTGAGGTCGTGAGGCGCGGCGGCTAACCCGATCGCGTCAACCGCGCCAGGACGCGGCGCCCAGACCTCGCGAGTCTCCAGAAGATAAACGCCGTAAACGGTTTGTAGCTCGCCAGGAGCGCTGCTCCCGAACTCCTGTTGTATCGAGTAAGCCGCCAGCGCTGCGTTGGTGACGATCGAGGCCTCGGTCAGGGCTTTTCGGTATCCCGGGTCACGGACGACGTCAGGACCAAACGTCGCGGCCAGCTTTCGCGCGGAGGACTGCACCACCAGAAGCAGACGGTCGAGAATGTTGCGCAACGAATGCTTGGCGGCGAGCGGCAGGTAGTCGCCCGGGTTCAGGAATACATCGACGGCCGTCGTCAGGGCGCCACATCCGCTGTGACCGAGCACCACGATAAGCTTCAAACTGCCGGCGAGATTTTCCACCGCATATTTGAGGCTTCCAAGCACCTCGGTGCCCAGACCATTGCCCGCCACGCGGATGACAAAAAGATCATTCGGCCCTTCGTTGAAGATCAGCTCGATGGGTACGCGAGCGTCCGAGCAGCCGAGTATCGCGGCAAACGGACGCTGCTTTGCCGTTTCGGGACCGCCCGGCAGCAATCCCAGATCGCTTGGGTCGACTGGGATCACCTGCTGTATTCCGCTCTGGTCCTTGACGTGGTCGACAAGGGCGGCAAAGCTCTTGTTTCCGTGCACGAGCCGGCCCAGAGCCGTGTCGCAATCCAACGGCAACGGCCTGATCGTGGCTTCCTGCGGATTGAACCGATATATGATATCGATCGTCTTCACGTCAGCCCTCGCTCAGTGCGCGGGTCATCCCCACCCGGTATGATCTTGAGATCCGAACGAACCCAGGTCCCGTAACCAACGACGGCAGGCCTAAGCCGCCACATGACGGCATCGTTGACATGGATCAATGCAATCGAAATAGGGCGTGCGTCCAGCCCTAAAGCATGATCCGGAAAAGTGCGCAGCGGTTTTCCGGAAAGATCATGCTCAAACAACAACCTAAAGCGCGATGGCGATTCATCCCAATCTCATCGCGCTTTAGTCGCCCCAAGCGATCGATGTCAGAGTTGCGCGTTGATCGGTAGGAGCTTCCACAAATTGGCCACCAGGCGCCGCTGAAAGCCGGTTTGGGGTTCGTCCCGGTAGCGCACGTCTTTACCGTCCTTCACCGTTTCCCACGTGATCTTGCCATTCGGGTCGAGGAGAACGCGATAGCTGTTGGCGGGCACGACACCAGTCGCCATGTAGGTCGTCAGCCTTTCGGCAAGCTCCGGGCTCTCGACATAGAGGCCAGCTTCGGTGTTGATCACCGCAGAGCGCGGGTCGAGGTTGAAGCTGCCGATGAACACGGCTTCGCGGTCGAAGGCCATGGCCTTGGTATGCAATGCCGCTGGCGATCGTCCGGAAAGCAGCGACCAACCCGGCCGAAAGGCGTCGGTATCCGGGCGCAGCTCGTATAGCTCCATGCCGTTCTCGAGCAGCCGTCTGCGGGTCTTGGCGTAACCCGAATGCGCCGGCAGCATGTCGTTCGAAGCAAGCGAGTTGGTCAGCGCGCGCACCCTGACATGGCGCTCGTGCAGCGCCTTGACGGCTGCCTGCGCCTCGGCGGGAAGCACGAAATAAGGCGACTCGACGAGCAACTCCCGTTTCAGCTGCGCGACCCGCCCGCGGATGAACCCGACCACATGGTCGCTCTCCTTGCCGCGGGCGATGGTTTCCGGGTCGTCGGCGATAACGCGACCATGTGCCCACACGAGATCGTCTCGGAGGTCGGCGCCCTGGGCCGCCAGCTCCTCGAGGTCCTGGTCTATCGGATAAGGATAGTCGGCCATAGCGATCGCCTCCCGCAAGCGAAGCAGGATGGCGTCGAGATCGGCAGAGCCATAGGCGCGATTGACGATGGCCCCGATCGGCACGGTAGAGGGGCTGTTCCAGAAACGGTCGAACACCTCCGACAGATTGCGGACGACGGGCCCAACCGCCAACACGTCGAGATCGCGGTAGTTGGCGATCGTGTTCACGCCATAATAGATGTCACCGATATTGCGGCCGCCGACGATCGCCGCCGCGTTATCAGCAACCATCAGCTTGTTGTGCATGCGGCGGTTGACCCGGCCGAAGTCGAAAATGAAGTCAAGAATTGACCATCCCCGGTTGGTGAGCGGGTTGAAGAGACGGATCTCGACATTGGGGTGAGCATCGAGCGCGGCTTTGACCGCATCACTCGCCTTGTAGAAGGGATCGTCGACGAGGAGCCGTGCCCTGACCCCGCGATCGGCCGCCTTTGTCACGCTGTCGAGGATGATCCGGCCGGTCGTATCGCCGTCCCAGGAATAGTACTGCATGTCGAGACTTCGCTCGGCCAGGTCGGCCAGCGCCAGACGAACGATGAAGGCCTCGCGCCCGTGGCTCAAGAGGCTGAAGCCGGAGAGGCCCGGATGCTCGCTCGCCGCACGCTCGAAGAATTGGCCCAGCCTGGTCGATGCGTGGTCCTCGAACGCCGTCGACACTGGGTGCGGATAGTCGGTCGTTTCACGGCGCATGGAACTCCCCACTGCCGTAGGCAAGCGACAACGGCAATTCGTCAATCGCTAGCTCGCAACCTCCAACTCAGTCATCAAAGCACAAAAGGTCGTTCCGCGAAATGGGCGGCGCGGGCTCCAGATTTCCGCAGCGTTTGGTGCGGTATGGGCTCAGTGACCATGAGCGGGAAGACTGCCGGCCTACTTTACTCGTCTTTGATAACCGGCAGGCCGGCGACCAAATCAATCATGGGTCGCACGTCTTCCTTCAGGAGACCGGCACGTGGGGAATCCAGATCAATTATTACAAATATGACGGCACTGACTGACGTTGCTATCATGACGGCAGGCAAGCGAGACCGAAGCGGGTCAAGCCTGCTAGCGTAGCCTGCGAAGCCGCAGGAAGCACTGGCGATCGCAAAGAGCGCGATTAATATTTCTGCCGGAATTTGGTTTCGCAGTTCTGCAAGACGCTTCGCTTGGTTGTCGATCATCTCGTTTAGCGACTGGATAAAGAGCCCGGTGGGCACAATTTCCTTGTCTTTAGCGGAAAGAGTGTTCGCATGCTGCCATAATTTCTCTTGGATCTCGTTCGTACGAGCTAAAAGCGCCGTCCGCGCTTTGTCGGATGTGGAAAGGGCCGTCCTCATCTGGGCATATTCCCGAAGCAACTTCAGTGTCTCTGTCCCGGTGGGCTCTGGCAGCAAACGCGCACGTAAGGCCGTGGTGCCTATTGCGTTGGCCAGATTGACTGTCGCCTCGCGTCGCGCCTCGAAACGCGTGAGCGCCATCAGAAAGCTAAAGCCAACCATCAAGGCGACCATTCCGAGAAGCACTTGCTCCAGCGCGGCGATATGGTTGCTTACGCCTTTGCTTTCATTCCGGTTGCCAAGCTGCCATCCGATCTCGCACGCCAGGAAGACAGCGCAGACGCCACCAAGAAAACCAAGAGAAGGGGTAACCGGAAAGTTGCCCCATGACCGCTCAACTCCAAGCCACAAAAGTTGCTATCATCGACGTGTCAATACATTCGCGCCGCGTCATTAAATGCTCGTATCGGCAATCATTGCAGCGCATTGGAAACTTCATTCAAACGCCCCGACGATCAACCTCGCTTGCTGATGCTCGCAAGGCCACGATGAAAGCGTGCCGGTGTCGCCTGTTGGCACTTAACTGTGGCCGGTCCAAATGTCGGCTGTAACCCGCAGAAGACGTATAGCAAACGGACTGCCTTGCAATCCGGACTACCAGTATCTGAATCCGAGCCATGCGTAATTTCCCTGGTGCGCTGTGAAAGCAATTTGCGGCGGCGAATACTTTCTGGCTCCTCGCGTGGCATGCTTCGAAGTCATTTGTCGCCTCTTCTGTTCAACCGGCGCCCCGTGGCGGGATTCCTGGGAAGACATCAGCGCGAGCGCTGTGGACGTGCCGGCGCGACCGGCCGGTACCTCTCGAACCGTGGGCGGAGCCGGAGGGTCCTTGTCCCATGGCGAAGGTGCTACGGCCGCGGTATCTCCCTTCGTCGTGTCCAG
Protein-coding regions in this window:
- a CDS encoding septal ring lytic transglycosylase RlpA family protein; this encodes MTASGERFNKHALHAAHPSLPFGTRLRVTNVLNGKSVIVRVNDRGPFVHGRIIDVTSGAAQALGMIRIGVVNVTLEIVR
- a CDS encoding MBL fold metallo-hydrolase codes for the protein MRQLRIGDITIDAVIEREGPWRRPQDFFPAYDEGVFARHLPTMEPEVFDAARGMMVITYQTFVVRTPRYTILVDTCTGEDKGHPPPFDFPGKERWRNELFALGISFEQIDYVFCTHLHIDHTGWNTTLRDGCWVPTFPNAKYVFHKGEYAAWEAENAKGNNPPGTVFRDNCLPIVEAGQALLVDDDYALDDTVTLTPTPGHSPCHCCVNIFSKGRRAVVAGDLMHHQIQCREPDWSAKPDWDAKQSAVSRRKFFASVADTDTLILPIHFPAPTVGLIKPLGDAFDYRFRRD
- a CDS encoding class I SAM-dependent methyltransferase; the encoded protein is MITKLKEISTAPLPCKICGAEAALFGVVDFAKHCNEARGRRLPLLGKPVYYHRCQGCGFLFTDAFDDWSEANFKTEIYNDDYIEVDPDYREARPTSCAKLVQDLFGASKAELRVLDYGGGGGLLSTTLRSSGFLEAQTFDPFVADFSRPPQGKFDIVTCFETLEHMPDPTAGIAAIVSSTKESGLVLFSTLLQPPDFEAHGVNWWYVGPRNGHVSIFSRAALVRAWQNHGYLTASFNDNLHMAFRSLPGFARHLLKQA
- a CDS encoding ABC-F family ATP-binding cassette domain-containing protein; this translates as MIRLDNVSKQAGHQILFIEASAALNKGEKIGLVGPNGAGKTTLFRMIAGEELPDEGQVSTDRGITIGYFNQDVGEMSGRSAVAEVMNGAGPVSEVAAELRELEAAMADPDKVDQMDEIIARYGEVQHAFEELDGYALDGRAREALSGLGFSQEMMDGDVGKLSGGWKMRVALARILLMRPDVMLLDEPSNHLDLESLIWLEKFLHDFEGTLLMTSHDREFINRVISKVIEIDSGSLTTYTGDYEFYEQQRAQNEKQQQAQFERQQAMLAKEIKFIERFKARASHAAQVQSRVKKLDKIERVEPPRRRQSIAFDFPPAPRSGEDVVALKNVHKGYGSKRIYDGLDFMIRRRERWCVMGVNGAGKSTLLKLIAGASEPDEGTVAVGGSVKMGYFAQHAMDLLDGERTVFQSLEDQFPTAGQGSLRALAGCFGFSGDDVEKRCRVLSGGEKARLVMAKMLFDPPNFLVLDEPTNHLDLATKEMLITALADFEGTMLFVSHDRHFLATLSNRVLELTPEGIHQFGGGYTEYVARTGQEAPGLRS
- a CDS encoding SphA family protein, encoding MGTNEAGIRVIGCAVMTAALVLYPDVSSADQGGSSFWFPGQFASFVAVQQTPGWTLSAIYYHSSVAAAGSAAAAREILVGRIPATVNVNLNLALSGRADLVALAPSYTFATPVLGGQLVAGMAGQFGRAAANVSGTLTAIAGPIVATRSGTLEGSLTSYGDLAPFAQLLWKNGVNNYMAYFTGNIPVGDYDPLRLPNIGLGHGAVDAGGGYTYFNEATGNEFSGVAGFTYNFPNPDTRYRSGIDFHFDWGASHFLSKQLFVGIAGYAYQQITDDSGQNPILGGFRSRAFGVGPQIGYNFPVGDMQGSLGLRGYGEFGAANRPSGWNAWLTFTISPTAAAATAPRKHVVAR
- a CDS encoding carbonic anhydrase, with the protein product MKTIDIIYRFNPQEATIRPLPLDCDTALGRLVHGNKSFAALVDHVKDQSGIQQVIPVDPSDLGLLPGGPETAKQRPFAAILGCSDARVPIELIFNEGPNDLFVIRVAGNGLGTEVLGSLKYAVENLAGSLKLIVVLGHSGCGALTTAVDVFLNPGDYLPLAAKHSLRNILDRLLLVVQSSARKLAATFGPDVVRDPGYRKALTEASIVTNAALAAYSIQQEFGSSAPGELQTVYGVYLLETREVWAPRPGAVDAIGLAAAPHDLSGFIELGEAIVQSRRIASYLNQEKSRSTTGSP
- a CDS encoding phospholipase D family protein, which produces MRRETTDYPHPVSTAFEDHASTRLGQFFERAASEHPGLSGFSLLSHGREAFIVRLALADLAERSLDMQYYSWDGDTTGRIILDSVTKAADRGVRARLLVDDPFYKASDAVKAALDAHPNVEIRLFNPLTNRGWSILDFIFDFGRVNRRMHNKLMVADNAAAIVGGRNIGDIYYGVNTIANYRDLDVLAVGPVVRNLSEVFDRFWNSPSTVPIGAIVNRAYGSADLDAILLRLREAIAMADYPYPIDQDLEELAAQGADLRDDLVWAHGRVIADDPETIARGKESDHVVGFIRGRVAQLKRELLVESPYFVLPAEAQAAVKALHERHVRVRALTNSLASNDMLPAHSGYAKTRRRLLENGMELYELRPDTDAFRPGWSLLSGRSPAALHTKAMAFDREAVFIGSFNLDPRSAVINTEAGLYVESPELAERLTTYMATGVVPANSYRVLLDPNGKITWETVKDGKDVRYRDEPQTGFQRRLVANLWKLLPINAQL